In Candidatus Manganitrophus morganii, the genomic window TCTTAATGGCGCCGAAGCCGCATCATCATTAGAAATAATAAATGGAAGTAAAAGCTGATTTCAAACCAAAATGGGGAGCAGACCATGCTGCAAGATCCGCAGGCGGTTGAAGAGGCTGGCTTAAAAATCGTTGATCAGGAGGTCGGCTCGCATTCGTTCCATCCCGGCCAGTGGTCGGTGGTCCGGCAGGTCATCCATGCCACGGCCGATTTTGATTTTGCCCGCGAGATGGTCTTCCACCCCGCGGCGGTCGAAGCGGGGGTGGCGGCGATCCGTTTCGGCGCCGATATCGTCGCCGATACCCCGACGGTCGATGTCGGGATCGCCAAAGACCGCTTAAGAAAATATGGCGGGACCGTTTGGTGCTTTATCTCCGACGATGATGTGATTTTAAAGTCAAAAGAGGTCAACCTCCCCCGCACCGCCGTCGCAATGGAGAAGGCGGCAGAAACGAGCGATGGATCGATCTACGCGATTGGAAACGCCCCCGCCGCGCTTCTGCATCTGATCCGCCTCGTAAAAGAAGGAAAAGCGAAGCCGTCGCTGATTATCGGGGTCCCGGTCGGCTTTATCGGGGCCGCCGAGGCGAAAGAGGAGCTTCTCTCCCTCTCCACCCCCTTCATCACCTGTCGGGGGAGAAAAGGGGGAAGCGCCGTGGCCGCGGCGATCATCAATGCCCTCTCCCTTCTTGCCACACATTCGTAGGCCGGTTTCCGTCTACAGAGACCCACGCTTTTCTTGTTGCAGATTGTTGGATAAAATCCAAGCGCATTGTTGACAGGGAGGTTCGAGAAACAACGGAGGGCGAACCGGACGGTTCGCCCTCCGCATTTTTCTCTCGGTTTGCAGCGGCCGAAGGGGTAGATTATTCGGCGGCGACTTTGATCGATCTTTCGTGCAGCGGCTGAACCGGTCTGGCCGTCATCGGGAAGATCGCGGTGAATTTCTCCACCTGGTCCTTCGAGACCTCGATCGAGTCGTTCATGACCATCCAGTTGACCCCTTCGGAACAAGGGGGGGTGGTCAACGAGCCGGGATAGTTCGAGAAGGTCTTCTTGGCGGGGAGGAAGTCAAACGGGTTGATGACGACTTGACCGACCGTCTTCTCTTTGCCGGCCTCGGCGGGGAGATGCTCCCACAGTGTTTTGACCAGCGCATTCTCCTTTCCGGCATTCATAAAGACCCCAACGACCGCCAGCTCTCCCGCGTCGTTCTTGTGAACGAGGTGGACCTCCATGTCGCCGGCTTTACCGCTCTTTTTGTGCTCGCTCGGGCTGTGGAAGTGGAATTGAAGCAGATCGTATTTCTTTCCCCCCACGGTGATGGAGCTCCCCTTCGGCGCGTTCACCTGGATGGTGTGGCCGTTGTTGACAATGGTCAGAGGGAAGGGATGATATTTGAATTCAATCGGACCGAGCTTCTCCGGCTTGCCGGAGGTGATATCGATAGGGGATTGGTTCTTTCCCGATTTACACGTCTGAAATTTCGGATCGAGCTCTCCCCAGTGCTCCGGCCCCTCTTTCCCGTCATAATCCCAGTGGGGCCCGTGACCTCCTGCGGCGACCGCGTGGGTGATCGGGGCAAAGAGCGATAAAGCAAAGGTCCATGTGGCGAGTACTCGAGCTGTTCTGTTCATTCTGACCTCCCTTTCGATGGCGCTGTTGGATGGATCGGTTTTTCCGCCCAAGGCGGAAGTAAAATCCTGTCTCAAGCGGGGTCTCTGCGTAGATGCACCTTCTATTAAGGATCGTCCGCTCCTCTCATCGAAGAGGAGCGGGCCGGCTTCCACACGCCGCTTGAGTCGTTTCTCTTCAGGATAACAACTGCCCGGCAGCGGGAAAGAGCGCTTGCCCCTTCCCTTCTGTGGACAGGGGTATCGATTTTGGTATCAGAATCTCCCTCTCCATGTCAAGCAGAAATCATTTCCGTCAAGAGAAATGTCCAAAGGGAATAGAAAAAACAGCTCCTGTCGCCGGGCGTCTGGTCTGCCGATCGGATCTTCTTCCGCGCTCACAAACCGGTTGCCTTTCCGATTTCGTTTGGCTATAATTCGGTGAACTCGTTGGGGGAATTGAATCATGTCCGATCAGAAAACGATGGAGCAGAGGATCCTTCTTCAACACGATGAACCGCTCAAAACGCTCGACGATTATCTCGCCCGCGGCGGCTTCCAGGCCCTTAAAAAGGCGCTGGGGATGACGCAGATGCAGGTGATCGACGAGATCAAACGGTCGAGCCTTCGGGGCCGCGGCGGCGCCGGCTTCCCGGCCGGCATCAAATGGGAAGGGGTTTACAAGAAACAAGCCGACATCCTCGGCATGATCCCCACGAAATACCTCGTCTGCAACGGCTCGGAAGGGGAGCCGGGCACCTACAAAGATCGCTACCTCATTCAAAAGAATCCTTACTCGCTGATCGAAGGAATGATGATCGCGTCGTATGCCATCGGCACCTACAAGGCGATTATCTGTATCAAAGAAATTTTCAAAAAAGAGATCGCCATTCTCCAGCGGGCGCTGAAGGAATGCGCCGACGCCGGCTACATCAATGACAACGTCATGGGGACGGGGCGGAACCTCCCTCTTGAACTCGGCTTCGGTCCCGATTCTTATCTTCTGGGAGAAGACCGGGCCCAGTTGGAAGTGCTTGAAGGAAAACCGGCCTGGCCCCGCGCCAAGGGGATGATCCCGGTTGAATATGGTCTCTTCGGTCAGCCGACCGCCGTCAACAATGTCGAAACCCTCTCGACCGTCCCCTATATTATTCTGCGGGGGGCCGACTGGTTCAAATCGATCGGGACGGCCGATACCGCCGGGACGATGATCTTCACCCTCACCGGCGATGTCAATCGCCCTGGGATGTATGAGCTGCCGATGGGGACTTCGCTGCGAACGTTAATCGAGGTCTACGGCGGGGGGGCGAAGCTTGACCGCCATATCCGGGCGGTCTTCTCCGGCCCGACCAACGCCGTGATCCCGGCCGATAAACTCGATACCCCGCTCGATTTCGCATCGATGCGGAAGATCCCTTCCGGCATCGGCTCCGGCGGCTTCATCGTCTACGACGACACCGCCTGCATCCTGAAAGCCGGCCTCAACTTCGCCCGTTTCCTGGCGATCGAATCGTGCGGGCAGTGCGCCTCGTGCAAAACCGGAACGGGCCGGATCGCTCACCGGCTGGGGCTGATCGAGGAGGGAAAAGGGACGGAGCAGGATGTCTTCGCGATTTTGGAAGACTGCCTTCACACCAAAGGCTCCGGCCGCTGCTATCTGGTGACCGAAACGGGGATCGACATTAGCAGTATCTTCTACAATTTCCCGGACGATGTCGTCGAGCACCTGGAGTATGGCTGTCTGAAGGATCGCCATCTCCCCCTGCCGAAGATCAAAGATTTCGACGAGGCGACCCACACCTTCACTTACGATGAGCACTATTTTGATCGAAGCTTTGCGGAGGGGCGGTACATCATCGAGCCGGCCATCTAGAGCGACAGGGCGGTGACCCGGTTGGTCGGCGTTCTTCCGTCCGGCCCCCGTCCCCCGATCAGGTAGATTCTTCCATCCAAAAAGACCGTTGCCATCGCCACACGCGCGTCGGGCATCGGCGGCATTTCGATCCATTTTCTTGTCTTAGGATTAAGCACCGCCGCCCGGTCCTGGACTCGATCGCCGCTGTGCCCCCCGAAGAGATAAATCGTCTCATCAACGAGACAGCTCCCGACCCCCGCTCCGCGCCACGGCAGGTGAAATTGCGAATCGGACGACCACCGATTTTCGGCCGGATCGTACTGCTCGATCAGATCGTAATTGTGAAAGACCCCTTCCCGGAACCCCGCCCCGCCCATCGCAAGAACCTTTCCTGAAAATGGCACTGCCCCCAGCGAGAAGCGGGGCGTCGGCATCGGAGCGATCTCCCGCCACGGCCCTTCTTTCCGATCGAGCCGCTCGGAGAATGCAAACGCCGGATCGGTCATCGGCCCGCCGGTCGCCTCCGGATGGTGCCCGCCGAAGAGATAGATCGTATCGTTGAAGGCGGTCGCCGCCGGCGCATCATGCCGCTGCAGCAGGTCGGGCCCTCTCGACCAGGCGCCGGTTTTCGGATCGAAGATCTCGACGACGGTGAGGAAGTTGAAGGTGCCGTCCGGACGCCGAAATCCCCCCCCCATGACGTAGGCCTGGTCATTCAAATTGACGGCGACCACCCCTGAACGTAGCGTCGGCATCTCCGGCCCGAAGGTCCACCGGTCCGTTTTGGGATCGTAGATCTCGACCGTCTGAAGGCTCTTGAACTCCGGCCCGCCGCCGCCGAAGACGTAGAGCTTTCCACCCATCGCCGCGGCGCCGCAGTGGGAGCGGATGGTGTTCATCGGTGCTAAGGTGAGCCAAGAGGAAGAAGTCGGCATGATCAACGTCTCATCGGTGATGGTTGGTCGTTCATTTAGTCACAATGTCGCTCATCAGTCGAAACGTCTTTGTCCCCTCCGCGACGAGTCCCCCTTTTTCAAATATCGGGCTTTCGAAAGGGATGAATCGATGGATCTTCAAAAAGGGCCGGGTCGCCAGGGCCGCTTCAACCCCCTCCCGATTGTCTTTGCGGATCTCCAGGAGCAGCTCGGGCCGCTTTTCCCACTCCCAGAGGGTCGGGGCCATGAGAATATAAAGCCCTTGATCGGCAAGCCGGTCATAGGAGTTCAGAAGGTTCCGCTTGTACCGGTCGAGATGGGGTCCCTCCAGGATCAGGGCGAAGACAAAATGGTGACCCCACCAGAAAAGAGAGCGGAAGGTGAACTTCTCATCCTGAGAAAAGTACTTTGGCAAGTCGAGATATTGATACGGAAAATCGTGCAGGTGTTCCCCTTTTACGAACTGGCCGATGGTCGTATCGACCCCCTCCGGCGCGAGGAGGGAAACGGTAAACAACTCTTCTTTGAGGGCGACATGAAGCTGCTCCAAAACCTGCTTGACCTTCCGCGAGATGATGGCTTTTGTCTGGAAGAAATGGGTCTCTTGGATGAGGCTTCGTTCGGCCGGGGTAAATTGGATCGATCGGTCCATCGGCGCAGGGTTGCTCCTATCGGTTTGGGGTGGAGAATAACGGTCTCGGCAGAGGGAGTCAAGGAATAAAAAAGGGGGCGAAGAGCGCCCCCTTGGGTGAGGTCAAAGATGATTTCCGTCGGTTACGCCACCTTCGGCTCAAGGGCTTCCTCCGCCGGAGGGGTTTCCGTTCCTTCCATAAATGCTTTGAACCGGTTGAGATCATCTTCGACCTGTTGAGAAGGCTCCTCCCCGAAGAGCTTCGCAAAGGCCGCGCCGACCTTCCCGCCGGGCGGGTTGTACTGAATCATCACCCGGACCTGGGTTCCCTCCGGCACCCGATCGAAATGGACCGATCCGGTGTTGTCGACGTCGGCCCCTTCGAGCGATTTCCAGGAGATCAGCTCGTTCTGCAAATCTTTGATGATTTCGGCATCCCATTCCACCGTTGTTCCGGCCGGGGCCTTGGCGACCCAGTGAGAGCGCCGTGAATCGAGAACCTTCACCGATTTGAGATGATTCATGATCTCCGGCAGGTTCCCGAAATTTCTCCAAAAATGATAAAGGACTTCGGGGCGCTTCCGAATAAGAACACTCTTTTCCACTTTGATTCCTTCTATTTTTCTCCTCA contains:
- a CDS encoding precorrin-8X methylmutase is translated as MLQDPQAVEEAGLKIVDQEVGSHSFHPGQWSVVRQVIHATADFDFAREMVFHPAAVEAGVAAIRFGADIVADTPTVDVGIAKDRLRKYGGTVWCFISDDDVILKSKEVNLPRTAVAMEKAAETSDGSIYAIGNAPAALLHLIRLVKEGKAKPSLIIGVPVGFIGAAEAKEELLSLSTPFITCRGRKGGSAVAAAIINALSLLATHS
- a CDS encoding carbonic anhydrase family protein; translated protein: MNRTARVLATWTFALSLFAPITHAVAAGGHGPHWDYDGKEGPEHWGELDPKFQTCKSGKNQSPIDITSGKPEKLGPIEFKYHPFPLTIVNNGHTIQVNAPKGSSITVGGKKYDLLQFHFHSPSEHKKSGKAGDMEVHLVHKNDAGELAVVGVFMNAGKENALVKTLWEHLPAEAGKEKTVGQVVINPFDFLPAKKTFSNYPGSLTTPPCSEGVNWMVMNDSIEVSKDQVEKFTAIFPMTARPVQPLHERSIKVAAE
- a CDS encoding SLBB domain-containing protein; this encodes MSDQKTMEQRILLQHDEPLKTLDDYLARGGFQALKKALGMTQMQVIDEIKRSSLRGRGGAGFPAGIKWEGVYKKQADILGMIPTKYLVCNGSEGEPGTYKDRYLIQKNPYSLIEGMMIASYAIGTYKAIICIKEIFKKEIAILQRALKECADAGYINDNVMGTGRNLPLELGFGPDSYLLGEDRAQLEVLEGKPAWPRAKGMIPVEYGLFGQPTAVNNVETLSTVPYIILRGADWFKSIGTADTAGTMIFTLTGDVNRPGMYELPMGTSLRTLIEVYGGGAKLDRHIRAVFSGPTNAVIPADKLDTPLDFASMRKIPSGIGSGGFIVYDDTACILKAGLNFARFLAIESCGQCASCKTGTGRIAHRLGLIEEGKGTEQDVFAILEDCLHTKGSGRCYLVTETGIDISSIFYNFPDDVVEHLEYGCLKDRHLPLPKIKDFDEATHTFTYDEHYFDRSFAEGRYIIEPAI
- a CDS encoding SRPBCC family protein; the encoded protein is MRRKIEGIKVEKSVLIRKRPEVLYHFWRNFGNLPEIMNHLKSVKVLDSRRSHWVAKAPAGTTVEWDAEIIKDLQNELISWKSLEGADVDNTGSVHFDRVPEGTQVRVMIQYNPPGGKVGAAFAKLFGEEPSQQVEDDLNRFKAFMEGTETPPAEEALEPKVA